Below is a genomic region from bacterium.
GGTCTCGACGGGGGACATGCTCCGCAAGGCGGTGGCGGATGGAACGCCGCTGGGAAAACAGGTGGGGGAAATACTCCGGGAGGGGAAGCTGGTTTCCGATGATTTGATCATTTCGATCATCCGGGAGCGGATTGCGCAGCCCGACTGCGCGAAGGGTTTTATCCTGGACGGCTTCCCCCGCACCCTGGAACAGGCCGGGGCCCTGGAGGGGGCGCTGGAGGGGAGCCTGGACGTTGTGATTTACCTGAACGTGCCGCGCGAGGAAGTGATCGAGCGGCTCTCGGGGCGGCTCACCTGCAGAGATTGCGGGGCGGTCTTCAAGAAGAGCAAGCTGACCGCGTGCCCGGCCTGCGGCGGGGAGCTCTACCAGCGCGAGGACGACAAGCGGGAAACGGTGGAGAATCGGATCCGCGTCTATGAAGAGAGCACGGCGCCGCTGGTCGCGTTCTACCGTGAACGTGGCAAGTTGGCGGATATCGTTGGTGTCGGTGGCGAAGATGAGATTGCCCGCCGGATTGAGGAAGGCATTTCTCAGTACGCGGTATCATGATTGTTTTGCGCTCCCCGGAGGAAATCGAGAAGTTGCGGGAGAGCAACCACATCGTCGCTTTGGTGATGAAGGAGCTGAAGAAAGCGGTGAGGCCGGGTGTAAC
It encodes:
- a CDS encoding adenylate kinase; the encoded protein is MKIVLFGPPGAGKGTQGARLSEKYDIPQVSTGDMLRKAVADGTPLGKQVGEILREGKLVSDDLIISIIRERIAQPDCAKGFILDGFPRTLEQAGALEGALEGSLDVVIYLNVPREEVIERLSGRLTCRDCGAVFKKSKLTACPACGGELYQREDDKRETVENRIRVYEESTAPLVAFYRERGKLADIVGVGGEDEIARRIEEGISQYAVS